Genomic window (Jeotgalibaca ciconiae):
AATAGCTGCTTAAAACCGAAACGAGTGACGATACAATTAGCAAACCAAAGGAAGCACCGGCAAATACCAATAGGAGCTTAAAATTTCCGCCTATAATGCCTCTATCAATCATTTCTCCGGTTAACAATGTGGGAATGATAGATAGAATAGCAGAAACAACTACTAAGAAAAGTGACAGTAGATATTGGCTGCGATAAGGATTTAGATAATGAAATATCCGACTAATAAAATTTCTCGTTAGTTTGGGCGCCTTCTTTACTTCATCTTTACTTAATTGCTCGAATCTCATCCTCGCCACTAGGCATCAACCCCTTTTTGTAATCCCTTCGTCAGCTTCTCACATAAACTAATAAAAGTTTCTCGCTCTTCTTCATTCAAAATGGTTTCGATTATTTTTTTTTCCTTCTTTCTGATTTGCGTACTATCTATTATTCTTTGACGACCATTTTCAGTTAAATGCAGCCCTTGTTTTCTTTTATCAGATTCAATTGGTTTTTTTTCAATTAAACCATCTGCCTCTAATCGCTTCGTTACTTCAGAAACAGAAGCAGCTCGAATATCCAGCAAGTCTGCTAATTCGGACGCCGTCATACCCGGTGTCTTTAGTAAATGGCGCAGTATGCGAAACTGACCATGGCGCCCTTTTTCCTGAGGGGTATCGCCATGAGTTCGGCGACGTAGTACACGACTTAAATGCATCACACTATTTACAATATCTTTTTGTTTCATCCAATCATCTCCATCTTAGTTAGGTACCTTACTATTATGTCAGGTACCTAACTAAATGTCAATAATTGCTTGTTCCTTTTTTTTATTGCTGGTATCATTCTTTTTTACCATTGATATAGATAGATTTTTTACGTATACTAGGTATAGTCGTAATTAAATAAACCTTGTTAGGTGAGGCTCCTGTATCAGAGATACGCTGCTGCCCAGAAACGTCGAAAGACGCCAATGGGTTACCAGGAATTTTCGAATTAAGGGAATTCTTAATGTAGCTGGTTGATCCTATGCTATACAGTGCCAAAACTAAACGAAGAGGTATTGGTGAGAAGTTCTTCCTATTTACTAAATCAACCGCCTCTTTGTGAGCGCGGTTTTTTGTATTTTTTCTGGAGGTGGTTATCATGGATCCTTGGCCGAGTAAAAGCTGGCTGATACATATTTTAAGAGACGAGGACATGTTAGCCCTCGTAGAAATGGAGATATAAAATGAAAAACATCGAATTAAGAAAACAATATTATTACGAAGAAGTATATGAGGCAGTAAAGAAAGATAATCGAAATTTGTTTCGGAAACTATTTCTCAAATTACACACAAAAGACCAACTTGATTTATTCCAAGAATTATACCCAGAAAAAAAACGAAAAATAGAAAAAATGTTACTGCCGGAAGAGTTTGCTGCTGTTTTTGAATGGATGGAACCTTCAGAACAACATGAAACTTTTCATTTTTTCTCAGCTGAGTATGCTGCTAAAATTCTTCTAAATATGGCACAAGACAATGCCGCTAGCTTTTTAGAAGATCTGGAGCAAAAAGAAAGAGACCTTCTTCTTTCTCAACTGCAGGAAGAGGATCGAGATACGCTGAAAGAACTACTCTCCTATGAAGCAGAATCAGCTGGTTCGATTATGACAAAAGAATTCTTAGCTTTTTCTCCTACCGATACAACAAAGGAAGTAATTGCTCAAGTACGCCATCATGCGAATCAAGCTGAAATTATTTATTACTTATATGTTGTTGATAAAAACAACAAGCTCATAGGTGTTCTTTCTTTACGAGATCTTATCTTGGCTCAGGAAGAAGATACAATCGGGAGCTTGATGTTTACTCAAGTTGCTTTTGCTCGTCTAGACGATGACCAAGAAAAAGTAGCACGACAAATTCAAGATTACGATTTACTAGCAATACCAATCATTGATGAATATGATGTTTTACAAGGGATTGTTACTGTTGATGATGTGATGGACATTTTGGAAGAAGAAGTTACGGAAGACTTCCAAGAGTTTTCAGCTATCAGCAAGTCTGAAGAACCTTCTGAAAAGATATGGGATATAGCACGTTCCCGTATCCCTTGGATTGTTATTCTTTTATTTATGGGTATGATCAGTGCCAGTCTAATTAGTTCTTTTGAAGAAACCTTAAGTCAAGTGGTCGTGTTGGCTGCGTTTATTCCGATTATCATGGATTCAGCTGGGAATGTTGGTACTCAATCGCTGGCTGTTGCTGTACGTAAGATTACTTTAAAAGATGAAGCAGATTCTATTGGAAACACTCTATTAGTTGAATTAATCGTAGGAACGATTATGGGTATTATCTCTGGTACTGTCTTATTAATCACTGTTCTCGTTCTCTACCAAAATATGGTTCTTGGCCTTATTTTAGGCACGACTTTACTTATTACATTAAGTATTTCCACTGTCGTTGGGGCATTTATTCCATTCTTGATTAATAAAATGAAATTCGATCCTGCTATTGCTTCTGGCCCTTTTATTACTACTATCAATGATATTTTAGGTCTTTACATCTACTTTACAATTGCATCGTTATTCTTACACCTAATCTAAATAGTGATAAAAAGGAGTATTCCGGTTGGAATACTCCTTTTTACAAAACATTTTGGGCTCTTTCTTTTTTTACATCTATATTTGTATCGCTCACATGTCGTTGAATGATATCCAAAAACTCAGCGCCATATTGCTCGAGTTTACTTTGGCCAACTCCATGAATAGCTAAAAACTCCTCATCATTTAAAGGTAGTTTTGCGGCCATATCAATCAAAGTTCGATCTGTAAAAACAACAAAAGGCGGTTTTCCAATTTCTTGCGCAGTTTTCGTACGAAGTTCTCTAAGCTTTTCAAAAAGACTTTCATCATAATTATGAATATCCGCCACTTCTTTTTTCGATGATTTTCGGACATCTTCAACAATTTTACGAGTCATTGACAGCGTAACTTCTGCTTTCAGCAATTGATTTGTTTTTGTTGTGAACGTCAAAATGGGATACTTATCTCCAGAAAGAGAAAGAAATCCTTCGCTTATTAATAACGAAATAATATCTTTAATTGTATTATCGTTATAATCAGACATGATTCCATGGGTGGAAAGCTGATTAAAATTCAAACTTCGTATCCGCTCATTATTTTTCCCTCGTAAAACATCGGTTACCATTCCTGTTCCGAAGCGTTGATTCATCCGATAAATACAAGATAGAATCTTTTGACTTTCAACAGTGACATCCATCGTCTCCGTATTCCCATCACAGTTTGAGCAATGTTCGCATTTCTGCCAAGAAGGGACTTCATCAAAGTAACCCAGTATATAACTGCGCAAACATTTTCCCGTTTTACAATAGGAGATCATCCGGTTTAATTTGTCTTTGGCATGCGGCTGATTACCCTGCTCAATCAAGAATGTGTTCGTAATAATATCCTGACTCGAATACAAGAGAATTGCTTCGGAAGGAGCTCCATCTCGCCCAGCCCTCCCTGCTTCTTGATAATAACTCTCCATATCAAGCGGCATATTATAGTGGATGACTTTTCGTACGTTCGACTTATCGATTCCCATTCCAAATGCATTGGTTGCCACCATGATGGATTTGCGATCATAAATAAAGTCTTCTTGATTTTTAGTACGCTCATCAGCGGGAATACCTGCGTGATAATAAGTTACCGAGAATCTTTTTTTTACTAAACTATGATAGACGGTTTCCACATTCTTTCTCGTATTACAATAAATGATTGCCGAGTCAGAATTATTGATATATTTCAATAAATCCGTAGACTTCTTCTTGGTAGGTATTACTGAAAAATAAAGATTCGGTCGATCAAAACTAGCAACGTACTGGTGTGGATTTTGTAAACAAAGCTGTTTGTTGATATCGTGTTTTACTTGAGTCGTTGCCGTCGCAGTGAATGCTGCAAACGGAACAGGATAATCAAAAGCCTCTCTTAATTGCGGGATATTTCGATAACTTGGCCTAAAATCTTGACCCCATTGGGATATACAGTGCGCTTCATCAACCGCAATCAAATTAATTTTCATATTTTGGATAACATTCATAAAGTGTTCGCTGTCCAGACGTTCAGGGGCAATATAAAGTAAATCATAATAGCCAAACATCGCTTTATTCATCGTATCATGATAGCTACTTTTATCCATTTGGCTATTGATATAACCAGCTCTCACTCCCATCGCCTGCAAAGTATCCACTTGATCTTTCATCAAAGAAATTAACGGCGAGACTACCAAGCTCGTTCCTTCCATGCATATGGCTGGAATTTGATAACACAGAGATTTTCCTCCACCTGTTGGCATAATCGCTAATACATCTTTCTTATTCATAATCGCTTCAATAATTTGTTGTTGTCCTGGTCGGAAAGAATCAAATCCATAATTTTTCTCTAGAACTGTTTGTATTGTCTTCATTCGTTCCCTCCATTAAATCTACTCTTAATCAGTATACATGAAATCGTATGAATTTCTATCAACGTGCTATAATAAACCCAAAAAAGGAAGTGGAATAAATGACGAATTATGTCGTTCTTCTTCGTGGAATTAATGTCGGTGGAAAAAATAAAA
Coding sequences:
- the mgtE gene encoding magnesium transporter encodes the protein MKNIELRKQYYYEEVYEAVKKDNRNLFRKLFLKLHTKDQLDLFQELYPEKKRKIEKMLLPEEFAAVFEWMEPSEQHETFHFFSAEYAAKILLNMAQDNAASFLEDLEQKERDLLLSQLQEEDRDTLKELLSYEAESAGSIMTKEFLAFSPTDTTKEVIAQVRHHANQAEIIYYLYVVDKNNKLIGVLSLRDLILAQEEDTIGSLMFTQVAFARLDDDQEKVARQIQDYDLLAIPIIDEYDVLQGIVTVDDVMDILEEEVTEDFQEFSAISKSEEPSEKIWDIARSRIPWIVILLFMGMISASLISSFEETLSQVVVLAAFIPIIMDSAGNVGTQSLAVAVRKITLKDEADSIGNTLLVELIVGTIMGIISGTVLLITVLVLYQNMVLGLILGTTLLITLSISTVVGAFIPFLINKMKFDPAIASGPFITTINDILGLYIYFTIASLFLHLI
- the recQ gene encoding DNA helicase RecQ, with the translated sequence MKTIQTVLEKNYGFDSFRPGQQQIIEAIMNKKDVLAIMPTGGGKSLCYQIPAICMEGTSLVVSPLISLMKDQVDTLQAMGVRAGYINSQMDKSSYHDTMNKAMFGYYDLLYIAPERLDSEHFMNVIQNMKINLIAVDEAHCISQWGQDFRPSYRNIPQLREAFDYPVPFAAFTATATTQVKHDINKQLCLQNPHQYVASFDRPNLYFSVIPTKKKSTDLLKYINNSDSAIIYCNTRKNVETVYHSLVKKRFSVTYYHAGIPADERTKNQEDFIYDRKSIMVATNAFGMGIDKSNVRKVIHYNMPLDMESYYQEAGRAGRDGAPSEAILLYSSQDIITNTFLIEQGNQPHAKDKLNRMISYCKTGKCLRSYILGYFDEVPSWQKCEHCSNCDGNTETMDVTVESQKILSCIYRMNQRFGTGMVTDVLRGKNNERIRSLNFNQLSTHGIMSDYNDNTIKDIISLLISEGFLSLSGDKYPILTFTTKTNQLLKAEVTLSMTRKIVEDVRKSSKKEVADIHNYDESLFEKLRELRTKTAQEIGKPPFVVFTDRTLIDMAAKLPLNDEEFLAIHGVGQSKLEQYGAEFLDIIQRHVSDTNIDVKKERAQNVL
- a CDS encoding MarR family winged helix-turn-helix transcriptional regulator encodes the protein MKQKDIVNSVMHLSRVLRRRTHGDTPQEKGRHGQFRILRHLLKTPGMTASELADLLDIRAASVSEVTKRLEADGLIEKKPIESDKRKQGLHLTENGRQRIIDSTQIRKKEKKIIETILNEEERETFISLCEKLTKGLQKGVDA